The Nitrospira sp. sequence TTTGCGTCAGTCATGTTGGTTGCCACACCGCTCGCTGATGGACGAAGCCGGTTCGACATCTGCGTCGGGTGGAACTTCTTGCGCAGGCTACCCGTGGGATGGCTGGTCCGCCGAACTCTACGGACTATTCTTGGCCAGGACAGGAAAGTTCTGGAATTGCAGGAACAGGGGTTTGGCCGGAAGGGAACCATGTTGTTGAATTTGGAATCGGACACACTGGCCGTGTGGTATCGGCGACTGAAGAGATATCGTCTGGATCAATTGGCTGGTGTGCCCAACCCACAGCATCCGATTCCTGAGAAAGTCACGCTCCGCTGGATCACCTGAGTCAAATCGTCCAGGACTGATCGCATGAGCACGACCCACCGCAACTGCTTGTGCGGAAGAGCCGGAACTACGGTGTCGCCTGGCCGGATGTTTCCTCCCTCACGCTCCAATATTGCCCCGCCATGCCACAGTTTCCCAATAGGCACTGTCCAATGCAATGGACAGCGTAACCTCATGATTTTCATTGGATCCCTCGATAGAGCTCCGTCACTGTCTTATTCTGTAGAAGAGCTCCCCACCTCTGTTGATCGACGAGACAGGCCCCAGACTCTCTCTAACCCCTTGTCTCTATGTGAAAAGTTCTATTGATCCAAAATCTTGTTCGAGGAGGCACGGCGATTGCGCTAGGAAGAAATCGCTGGTGAAGGTTTGGGTGATTTTGGACCGGCCTCCGAATGACCCATTCCTTCGCGAGAAGGAGCCCTTCACCAGCTCTTAACCCTCCGGTGAATCAGGCCGGAAGTCCGTCGGAGGCCGGTTCTCTTTCCAAAGGACGACGAGAGGATTGTGGATGAGTACCGATGAGCAGAAATCAACGAGCCGTCTGATGAGGCAGCTACACTAGGGAGAGGAGGCCGAGACATGAGGTCCAGTCAACTTGAACAAACGCGGAGGCAGAAGAACGCCGGCGTGATGCTGCGATTCCAAAGCCTGGCGTTGGCGAGCAGTTTAGCGTTCGCACCGATAGGATTTGCTGCCGAGCAACATCGTCATCACGACAATGCGGGCCAGGCATCGGCAGACAAGGTCATCTATCGCGAGGGCGGGTCGATCCTGCACGATCGAATGATGGATGAGGTCAAGCGCCAGCAAGAGTTCATAGGGGCGAAAGGTGGCTATAGTAATGGGGCCAATAGCCACATGCTCCAGCAGGGCGTTCTGCTGGTCGCGGAAGACCCGTCCAAGGTTGCTGTCAGCGGCGGCCAACGGTGTCCGGCCAACGCGCCGGTCAAAGAGTACCACGTCTCTGCGATCAACGTCGAAATCACGTTGAGCCGGTTTCTCGACTACTTCCCGGGCTACATGTATGTGCTGACCGAGAATGTTGAGAAGGTGCGGGGCGAGGAGAAAGCCAACAGTGACGCTCGAGAGAAAGAGAACGATCCCGGCGCGGTGTCGAACGGATTGCAAGGAGACATCATTCAGCCTTTAGTGATCCGCGCCAATCAAGGCGATTGCCTCAAGCTGACCCTCCACAACCAGATCAACGATGAACCGACCAATCTCGTCATCAACGGGTCGTCCATGGTCGTGACTGCCACGGGCAAGCCGGCGACTCCTTCGAACCCGGATACGACGGTGGCGGTTGGAGGGCAGCGGAGTTTTGAATGGTACATCCAACCGGACACGCAAGAGGGCGCGCGATTCTTCCGGTCACATGCCTCGCGCGAGCAATTCAATCTGGGCTTGATCGGGATGCTCGTGGTGGAACCACGCGGATCGCGTTATCTCAGTCCATTCGATGGTCAGCCGATGCCGAGTGGTTGGGAGGCGATGATTGAAGATCCGAACGGTGCGGACTTCCGAGAGTTCGCGATCTTCTACCATGAGGCCGGTGACGAGGCCTTTCGGCTCTTGAACAAGAAAGGTGAGATGCTGCCGCAGCGCGATCCCCACACCGATTCGTATCGGCCGGGCGCCCGGCTGCTCAATTATCGCAGCGAGCCGCACGGTACGCGCATCGAGCTTCAGGCGCACATGGGGTTCTACGGCGACGAGTCGATGGCGTACGGCTCCTATACGTTCGGTGATCCGGCGACGACGATTCCCAGGTCCTACCTCGGCGATCCGGCCAAATTCCGGATGGCAGGCGGGTCGGAAATCGTGCATTCGCATCATCTCCACGGCGGGTCCATCCGGTGGGCGCGCCAGCCGGGGAACAGTCAGCTCGACTTTGCGGTGTCGAAGAACGGCCCGGTGAAGTTCCCTCCGATCAGCGATACTTCGGATCGATTGGACGTACAGTCCATCGGACCGACGGAAGTGTACGATCAGGTGATCGAGGGTGGATCCGGCGGACTCCAGGCGTTGGCCGGTGAGTTCGTGTTCCATTGCCATATCCCCCAACATTATGTGACGGGCATGTGGGGATTCTGGCGTGTCTACAATACGCTGCAAGCGCCGGGGTTCCAGACCGACGTCATGAAACCGCTCGTGGAACTTCCTGACCGTGCGGGCAAGATGAAAGGAGGCATTCCATCGGACAAGCTGGTCGGCACCACAGTGGATTGGTACGGTGGGAAGAAGTACGAGATCACGAAGGATCGGACTGATTGGAAAGCAGATCCGGTGAAGGTCTCCCTCAAGGACTGGGTCGAGATGATGCTTCCTCCGCAAGGCAAGCCGGGTAAGAAGAACAGCGAAAAGGATCAGACACTCGCGTACGATGCGACCGTGAATGATTGGGCTTGGGATGGCCACAAGGCGCTCACTGAGCTGGAGACCGCGTATGAGTGGGTGAACTACAAGTCGGCCACGCCCGGGAAGCGGCAGGAGATTCTCTTCGATGCGCGATCCGGCAAACTCGCTTGGCCGTGGTTGCGGCCGCATCTGGGCCGTCGTGTCCCCTTCTCGCCAAGCCATAGCGGTGCCCCATGGCTGGAACCGATCCATCGCCGGGACGACGGCAGCAACTCGACGGAGCCACCGAGGCCTGGAGAGCAGGGACCGTGGAGTCTATGTCCTGAAGGAGCGCCGCAAAAATTCTTCAACATCCATGCGATTACGTTGCCGATCACACTGAAGAGGGCGACCGCCAAGACACCGGCGATCGTGGACCCGGACGGCATGCTCTATGTGCTGCATGAAGAAGAGCAGGACGTCCGGAAAACTTCCGCCAAGCAGATGCCATTGGTGATCCGCGGGAACGTGCAGGATTGCATCGACGTCGTCTACACGAGCGAGTTGAAGGACGATCAGCGTCAAGGGTTCTCCAGCAAGACGAACCTGCACCCGCACATGTTCCAGTTCGACACTCAGGCGTCGGATGGTCCCATCATCGGTTTCTCCTACGAGATGTCGCTGCGACCCTTCACCATCTTGAAGGACGAACACCCCGGCAAAGGTATGCCGGTGCCGATGAACACGACGATCGAAGCCGATGCCGCCAAGGGAACGGCGACCATCACGGTCAAGGATGCCTCGCGCTATCACGTGAAGACGGAACTCGGCGTGGGCATGGACGAGGTCGGCCGGTTTGAATCAGCACGAATCAGCAAGATCAGTGGAAACCAGATCACGTTTGAGCGGCCGCTCAAGTATCACCACAAGAAGGGCGAAATCGTCTCGGTGGAGTGGATCAGAGAACGGTGGTACGTGGACGCCGATTTCGGCACCACGTTCTGGCACGACCATGTGTTCGGATTGGATGGCTGGGGCCACGGCTTTTACTCAACGTTTATCGCCGAGCCGCCGCGATCGACCTATCATGACCCGGTGACCGGTAAGGAAGTCCGCAGCGGACCGGTGGCCGACATTCACACGACCGAACCGGTGTCCGCGCATATCAAGGGTTCGTTCCGTGAGATCGTCACGCAGGTCATGGATTCCAACCCCAGAACGTCGGAACTGATCACCACCGACAATCCGCAGGCGAAGGTCGGAGCAATTTCCGTCGACGGGACCCCTTCCGCAGTGTACCCCGCCCGGCTCAATCTGTTGCCGATGAAATTCTTGAACGGCGGCGAAGCGACGACCGGCGGCGGCTACAACATGCGGGTTGAGCCGTTGTCTGTGCGGCTCGCCAACAACCCCGATCCATCGCAGTTGTTCAGCAGCTCGATTCACGGAGATCCCGAGACCCCGATGTTGCGGGCCTATCTGGGCGATCCGGTGGTCGTCCGGTTGATTGAAGGATCGGCCAACGAAGTGCATTCCTGGCACATCAGCGGCCATTGGTTCCCGATGGAGCGGTACAGCAAGGACTCGATCCCGCGCAGCACGTTGCACGTCGTGATCGGAGAGCGGTATGACGCGGCCATCCCGGCCGCAGGGGGACCGCAGCAGATGGCCGGAGACTATCTCTACTACAGCGGGCGCGCGTCTCACTTCGCGGAAGGCAGCTGGGGGATTTTCAGAGTGTTCGATCAGGCGGATGCGACGCTGAAGCCGCTGCCGGGTCGGGCGGAGATTCCTCAATCGGCGAAGTCCGTCTGTCCGGCCGATGCGCCGGTCAAGACCTTCAATGTCGCCGCCATCGATAAGGCGATCCGGTACAACAAAGGAACGCCCGGTGTGATGGAGGTGGACTTGGAGCGGAAGATGGTGCTGGGCAACGAAACCGGAAAGATGTACGTGCTCGAAGGTGAAAAGACGAAGGTTGCCTCGGGCAGCCTCGAACCGAGTCCGCTTACCCTGCATGTGAATGTCGGCGATTGCATCAAGGTCAATCTGAAGAACGAAATGGCCAAAGATCGGGCCGGATTCCACGTCGATAATTTGGCCTACGATCCCAAGGAATCGATGGGGATCAACGCGGGCAACAACCCCGGTGACCAGACCGTCGCGCCGGGACAAAGCCGGACCTACACGTACTATGCCCATCCTGAATTCGGCGAAAACGCGGCTCTGATTCAGGACTGGGGAAACGTGATTGAAAATCCCCGAAACGGGCTCTTTGGCGCGATCATCATCGGTCCGAAGGGATCGCGTTATCGCGATCCGGCCAGCGGCGAAGATCTGAGCGACAAGAGCTCCTGGAAGGCGGACGTGATCGTCGATCGCACTCTGTCGGGGAATGAACATCGGCAGAACTATCGGTCGTTCGCGCTGCTGTTCCAGGATGAGGACAATATCATCGGCACCAGCTTCATGCCGTACATCCAAAAAGTCGCTGGTGTGACGGCGGTGAACTATCGGTCCGAGCCGACGGATTACCGCACTGAGAAAGGCTGTGCGTACAGTGAAATCTTCGTGTGCGTGAAGGCTGGTGAGCAGCCGGTGACGCCGACCATCGCCGCGCATGTCGGCGATCCGGTCGTGATTCATGTGCTAGGTGCCTTCAGCGAACAGGTCCAGCTGTTCAGCGTGTCCGGTCATGAATGGAAACATGAGCCCTACCTGACCGGGGCGGACCTCGTCAGCACCATGGAATTCGGCGGGTCCGAGGTCATCAATGCCTGGTTGCACGGCGGGGCCGGTGGGCCGAACAGTATCCCCGGCGACTATCTCTGGCTCAACCAGAGGCCCGGGTACCTTGACGCCGGTCACTGGGGAATGTTGAAGGTTTTGGATCGTGACAGCCGCGCGATTTTGCCGTTGAGCGGTCGGAGTCCGGCCACCCAACAGGCGGAAGAGCCATCGCCGGTGCAATCCCTACCGGTGTCCACGCAGGTCAAGTAGGCCTGCCTCATTGCAGACCTTGATGGGGGGAATCCGGTTGAAAAACCGGGTTTCCCCTCATTCATTTTTGGCGGCCAACAGTGCCTTGAACCGCATCTCATCCATGCGGTACAAACAAGACATGGACGTAAGCCGGAAGCGCACATTAGCCGGGTGGCCCGTGTTCTGGTTCATCTCGATTGTTCTCGTAAGCGGCCCTGTGGCGACGGCGACGGCGCTCGATTTTTCCGCCGACCGAATTGTCAAAGACGGGACGTCTGCGGTCACCGCTCACGTCAATGCCAAAGATGATCGCTGGCGGTTCGAATACACGCAACCACAAAGCGGTGCCAATATCATGATCGTTCGAATGGACAAGCAGCATTCGTGGCTCATCTTGTCGAAACGCCGGCAATACCTTGAGGTCCCGATTGCCAGCAGCCATTTGTTGACGGTCACTGAGAAGATGGAAGGAGAAGTCTTACGTGAGTTCGTGGGTGAAGAGATGCTGGACGGCCGCCCTACCGAATTGTTCGAGATCACGGTTGCCGAAAATGGCAGATCTCGCCAATATTATCGGTGGGTGACCAAGGCGGAGCGATTTCCCCTCAAGACCGTGAGCAAGCAGGGGAAGTGGTCTGAGGAGTTTCGCCGGTTGATTTTCACTCAGCAGTCTCCGTTCCTCTTCGAACTTCCGCGACGACTGGATAACGCGAATCCATCAGCAGGCACGCAACATTGATCGCGTGACTGGAGAAGATATGAAACAAGCGATTCGAGTAGGGCTATGCACAGTGGGTTGCCTGTCGGCCATGTTGACGTTGGGGTTTCGTCAGGATGCCGGAGCCTATGAGTCAGGAACCGTAACCGAGGCCGCGACGGTGCGCGGCAAGGTGATGTTTGCGGGAACGGTTCCGCCTCCAAAAGAATTTGAGTTGCGGCGCTATGCCGATGAAGTGTTCTGTGGAGCGCTCTCGGACGGAAAGGGGCGCCGATTCTTGAAAGAGGTCAATATCGGAGGAGAAGGCGGACTCAAGGATGTGGTCGTGATCGTGGAGGGAATCGAGAGAGGGAAGCCGTTCACCTTCACGGATGCCCAGATGGAAGCGAACATTTGTCAGTTCCTCCCATTTGTGACCGTGGTCAGCGATAAGCGCCAAGTCACCGTCACCAATCGGGATCCGGTTGCCCACGATATTCAAGGCTACGCCTATGACCAGGCTGGAGTGGATATCGTGCTCCATCGGCCGGCGCTGCAAGCCAGCGGGACTACGGATGTGGTTCAATTAGTGAAAGGACGAAAGGTCTTCACCATGCAGTGCGGGCGGCATCCCTACATGCAGAATTGGGGATATGCCATCGACAATCCCTACTATGCGGTGACGGATCTCGAGGGCTCATTCGCCATTGGAGATCTTCCGGCCGGCACCTACCGCATCAAGGCCTGGCACCCTATTTTGGGAATGCAAGAGCGGGAGATCACCGTGAAACCGAATGAGACGGTCTCCCTCGATCTGTTGTTTGAAAACAAGTAATGAAGAACGGGGCGCACAGAATTCAGGCCGGTTTCTCGAATTCATCCGCCGCCGGTGGGGGCGTTCGGGGGCGCGAGGTGCGAAAGTGGACGAGATCCTTCGAGAACAGCACATCTAAGGTCCAGTCCAAGGCCACGAGGAGTTTCTTCTCCAAGCGCGGGAGTTTCAGCAAATAAATGGTGCGCCAGAGCCACCAGGCGAAGAAGCCGGAGAAGTTCACCCCGAGAATGTTGGCGACCCCGGTCCGTTTCCCGATGGGCGCCAGCAGCCCGATCGTCGCGTAGCGGAAGGGTTTCATCGGGGCACCGCGCACGGTGGCGAGAATATTCCGCGCCGCCACCCGCCCTTCCCGGAGCGCATGTTGCGCGGTGGGCGGATGGAAGGCGCCCGTCCGGCCATCCGGCACGAGCGCACAGTCCCCCAACGCCCACACCCCGGGGCACCCGGGCACTTCCAGGTACTCATTGACGAGGACCCGGCCCTTCGTTTTCGGGCACGGCAGGGTGGCTAAGAGGGCATGCGGGGTAATGCCGGCGGTCCAGACCAGCGTATTGGTCGTCACGGTGGTCCCATCGCTGAGCATGACGTCGCGATCCGTCACGGCGGTGACTTTACAGTTCGCATGGATTTCCACCTGCTGCTCCCCAAGCTTGCGCTGAGCGTACGTGCCGAGCTTCTCCCCGAGTTCCGGTAAGATCACCGGCCCCGCACTGACCAGGATGAGCCGCAACATGTCGCCCCGAAGATGTGGAAAGAACCGCACCGCCTCCCGCAAAAAGTCATTCATGGCCGCAATGGTTTCGACCCCCGCAAACCCGCCGCCGGCCACGACGAAGTTCAGCAGCGGCGCCCGGAAGCCCCCCCCACACTCAAAGTCCGCTTCCTCCAGATTGGCAATGAGATGGTTGCGGAGCACAATCGCGTCACTCAGGGACTTCATCGTGAACGCCCGGCTGGCCACCCCGGGAATGTTGAAGAAATTCGTGGTGGAGCCGAGGGCCAGCACGAGGTGGTCATAGGGCAGCGAGTGGCAATGCTGCTCGTGCCCATGCGACAGGCCGACGCGTTGCTGCACGAGATCGATGGCCTCGATCTCGCCATGAAAGAACGTCACCCGCCGCAGCAGCTTGCGGATCGGGCTGACGATATTGGTGATGTCGAGGTCGCTCGCGGCGACCTCGTGCAGCATCGGGGTGAAGAGGAAAAAGTTATCGTGGTTGACGAGCGTGACGTCGACGGCCGCGCCGCGCGCCAACGCCCGTTCGAAGGCCAACGCCGCATACATGCCCCCGAACCCCCCGCCCAAAATCACCACGCGTGCCTTACCTTTGGACATATATCCTCAGCAATAGCTGAAATGTTCTGGAGCGCATGACGTGAGAAGCCTGTCCCACATGCTGTTCTGCCTCATTCCGTCGGCTTGCGCAGTTCTGACAGGACTTTGAGAATTTCATCCGGGCGCGGCGGGCAGCCGGGTATACGGACGTCGACGGGAATG is a genomic window containing:
- a CDS encoding NAD(P)/FAD-dependent oxidoreductase; its protein translation is MSKGKARVVILGGGFGGMYAALAFERALARGAAVDVTLVNHDNFFLFTPMLHEVAASDLDITNIVSPIRKLLRRVTFFHGEIEAIDLVQQRVGLSHGHEQHCHSLPYDHLVLALGSTTNFFNIPGVASRAFTMKSLSDAIVLRNHLIANLEEADFECGGGFRAPLLNFVVAGGGFAGVETIAAMNDFLREAVRFFPHLRGDMLRLILVSAGPVILPELGEKLGTYAQRKLGEQQVEIHANCKVTAVTDRDVMLSDGTTVTTNTLVWTAGITPHALLATLPCPKTKGRVLVNEYLEVPGCPGVWALGDCALVPDGRTGAFHPPTAQHALREGRVAARNILATVRGAPMKPFRYATIGLLAPIGKRTGVANILGVNFSGFFAWWLWRTIYLLKLPRLEKKLLVALDWTLDVLFSKDLVHFRTSRPRTPPPAADEFEKPA
- a CDS encoding carboxypeptidase regulatory-like domain-containing protein, with translation MKQAIRVGLCTVGCLSAMLTLGFRQDAGAYESGTVTEAATVRGKVMFAGTVPPPKEFELRRYADEVFCGALSDGKGRRFLKEVNIGGEGGLKDVVVIVEGIERGKPFTFTDAQMEANICQFLPFVTVVSDKRQVTVTNRDPVAHDIQGYAYDQAGVDIVLHRPALQASGTTDVVQLVKGRKVFTMQCGRHPYMQNWGYAIDNPYYAVTDLEGSFAIGDLPAGTYRIKAWHPILGMQEREITVKPNETVSLDLLFENK
- a CDS encoding multicopper oxidase domain-containing protein translates to MRSSQLEQTRRQKNAGVMLRFQSLALASSLAFAPIGFAAEQHRHHDNAGQASADKVIYREGGSILHDRMMDEVKRQQEFIGAKGGYSNGANSHMLQQGVLLVAEDPSKVAVSGGQRCPANAPVKEYHVSAINVEITLSRFLDYFPGYMYVLTENVEKVRGEEKANSDAREKENDPGAVSNGLQGDIIQPLVIRANQGDCLKLTLHNQINDEPTNLVINGSSMVVTATGKPATPSNPDTTVAVGGQRSFEWYIQPDTQEGARFFRSHASREQFNLGLIGMLVVEPRGSRYLSPFDGQPMPSGWEAMIEDPNGADFREFAIFYHEAGDEAFRLLNKKGEMLPQRDPHTDSYRPGARLLNYRSEPHGTRIELQAHMGFYGDESMAYGSYTFGDPATTIPRSYLGDPAKFRMAGGSEIVHSHHLHGGSIRWARQPGNSQLDFAVSKNGPVKFPPISDTSDRLDVQSIGPTEVYDQVIEGGSGGLQALAGEFVFHCHIPQHYVTGMWGFWRVYNTLQAPGFQTDVMKPLVELPDRAGKMKGGIPSDKLVGTTVDWYGGKKYEITKDRTDWKADPVKVSLKDWVEMMLPPQGKPGKKNSEKDQTLAYDATVNDWAWDGHKALTELETAYEWVNYKSATPGKRQEILFDARSGKLAWPWLRPHLGRRVPFSPSHSGAPWLEPIHRRDDGSNSTEPPRPGEQGPWSLCPEGAPQKFFNIHAITLPITLKRATAKTPAIVDPDGMLYVLHEEEQDVRKTSAKQMPLVIRGNVQDCIDVVYTSELKDDQRQGFSSKTNLHPHMFQFDTQASDGPIIGFSYEMSLRPFTILKDEHPGKGMPVPMNTTIEADAAKGTATITVKDASRYHVKTELGVGMDEVGRFESARISKISGNQITFERPLKYHHKKGEIVSVEWIRERWYVDADFGTTFWHDHVFGLDGWGHGFYSTFIAEPPRSTYHDPVTGKEVRSGPVADIHTTEPVSAHIKGSFREIVTQVMDSNPRTSELITTDNPQAKVGAISVDGTPSAVYPARLNLLPMKFLNGGEATTGGGYNMRVEPLSVRLANNPDPSQLFSSSIHGDPETPMLRAYLGDPVVVRLIEGSANEVHSWHISGHWFPMERYSKDSIPRSTLHVVIGERYDAAIPAAGGPQQMAGDYLYYSGRASHFAEGSWGIFRVFDQADATLKPLPGRAEIPQSAKSVCPADAPVKTFNVAAIDKAIRYNKGTPGVMEVDLERKMVLGNETGKMYVLEGEKTKVASGSLEPSPLTLHVNVGDCIKVNLKNEMAKDRAGFHVDNLAYDPKESMGINAGNNPGDQTVAPGQSRTYTYYAHPEFGENAALIQDWGNVIENPRNGLFGAIIIGPKGSRYRDPASGEDLSDKSSWKADVIVDRTLSGNEHRQNYRSFALLFQDEDNIIGTSFMPYIQKVAGVTAVNYRSEPTDYRTEKGCAYSEIFVCVKAGEQPVTPTIAAHVGDPVVIHVLGAFSEQVQLFSVSGHEWKHEPYLTGADLVSTMEFGGSEVINAWLHGGAGGPNSIPGDYLWLNQRPGYLDAGHWGMLKVLDRDSRAILPLSGRSPATQQAEEPSPVQSLPVSTQVK